Within Bacillus sp. FJAT-45350, the genomic segment TACGAAGCACATTCACTTGCAAAAGGAACAAGCTATACTTGCTGTAGATTTTCCTAAGGCAAATCCATTCACTCGATTTGTGAGAAGTACTGTTTCCTTTAAAAATGGAAAATTATCTGTAGCCCCTTCTGGAGTCGATAAATCAGCGATTGTTACATCGTTAGCTGATGCTAATGCTTTATTGATGTTGCCAGGTGGGACAAGAGGATTTGAACGTGGTATGACGGTTGAGGTGCTATTAATTAATGGAGAAGGCTCCGAGTGGCCTTGGGCTAAATAATGAAGGTAATTCAATTTGCTGGCTTTAGTAATAGTGGGAAGACTACTCTTGTCGAAAAAATGATTGCCAAAGGGAAAGTAAAACAATATAAAATAGCAACAATTAAGCATCATGGACATGGGAAAGAGCTAACAGCTCTAGATACTGGTAAGGACTCTTACCGTCATAAGGAAGCAGGAGCAGATGCAGTGAGTGTAGCTGCTTCTGAGTCAATTCAGCTTCAAATGACGAAGGAAACACCTTGGACGGCAGAAGAAATTATTACACTCTACAAACCATTTCAATTTGATTTTATTTTTATTGAAGGTTTTAAAGGAGAAGACTACCCTAAAGTAGTAATAATAAAGGAAGAGAAGCATCTTGAACTATTAGATACGTTAAAAAATATCATCGCCATTGTTAGCTGGATTTCTCTAGAGAATGTGGACGTACAAAGTGATGTACCAATTTTTTACGTAGATCAGTATGAGATAGATTCTTTATTTTCATTAATAGAAGAGGGGTGAGAAGATGAGCGATTCTAATTTTTACATAACGAAAGAAGAAATTAGTATTCAGGAAGTAGTAGATAAGGTTGTTCACCCAAATGCAGGAGCAATTAATACGTTCATCGGTACAGTAAGGGAGTTAACAAAAGGAAAGAAGACGTTACATTTGGAGTATGATGCTTACATCCCTATGGCTGAAAAGAAGCTAGCGCAAATTGGAAAGGAAATTGAAGAAAAGTGGGAATCTCCAAGAGTTGCGATCGTTCATAGAATTGGTAGCCTTAAAATTACTGATATTGCCGTAGTAATTGCTGTCTCAACGCCTCATCGAAATGATTCATATGAGGCAAGTAGATATGCGATTGAGCGAATTAAAGAAATTGTACCAATTTGGAAGAAAGAATTTTGGGAAGATGGTGAGAAATGGATT encodes:
- the mobB gene encoding molybdopterin-guanine dinucleotide biosynthesis protein B, which encodes MKVIQFAGFSNSGKTTLVEKMIAKGKVKQYKIATIKHHGHGKELTALDTGKDSYRHKEAGADAVSVAASESIQLQMTKETPWTAEEIITLYKPFQFDFIFIEGFKGEDYPKVVIIKEEKHLELLDTLKNIIAIVSWISLENVDVQSDVPIFYVDQYEIDSLFSLIEEG
- a CDS encoding molybdenum cofactor biosynthesis protein MoaE codes for the protein MSDSNFYITKEEISIQEVVDKVVHPNAGAINTFIGTVRELTKGKKTLHLEYDAYIPMAEKKLAQIGKEIEEKWESPRVAIVHRIGSLKITDIAVVIAVSTPHRNDSYEASRYAIERIKEIVPIWKKEFWEDGEKWIGDQLETTPYPEGAPKMR